GTCGTCGCCCGGAGGCGTCCGGGCGGGTGCGCCCGGATACCGCTGAGGACTTCGCGCGCGTTACTTCGCGGTGGTCTTGCGGGCGGTGGTCTTGCGCGTGGTGGTCTTCTTGGCCGGGGCGGTCTTCTTGACCGCGGTGGCCTTCTTCGCCGTGGTGGTCTTCTTGGCGGCGGCGGCCGGGGTGGCCGCGGTCTTCTTGACGGTGGCCGCCTTCTTGGCGGTGGTGGCCGTGGTCTTCTTCGCGGCGGCGGTGGTGGTCGCCTTCTTGACCGCGGCCGCCTTCTTGGCGGTGGTGGCCGTGGTCTTCTTCGCGGCGGCGGCGGTGGTGGTGGCCGTCTTCTTCGCGGCGGTCTTCCTCGTCGCGGCCGGGGCGGCGGCGGCCGCGGTCGCGGCGCGCTTGGTGGCGGCACGCTTCACGGCGGCGGTGGTGCCGGACTTGCCCGGGGTGAGGGAACCCTTGGGGGCCTTCTTGACCGAGGGGCCCTCCTTCGGCAGCTTCTTGCTGCCGCTCACCAGGTCCTTGAAGCCCTGGCCGGGGCGGAAGCGGGGCACCGAGGTCTTCTTGACCTTGACCTTCTCGCCGGTCTGCGGGTTGCGGGCGAAGCGCGCGGAGCGCTCCACCTTCTCGAAGGTGCCGAAACCGGTGACCGACACCCGGTCACCCGCCACAACGGCACGCACCATGGTGTCGAGCACTGCGTCGACGGCCTCTGCGGCAGCCTTGCGACCGCCCAGCTGCTCGGCCACCGCTTCGACAAGCTGAGCCTTGTTCACGTCTTCCCCTTCAGAAACGGGCGCCGGATGATTCCATCCGTTCAATTCGCACGTTAGGTATGTATCTGCGGACTTTCAATTACCAAACGCGCGAATCACCCTAGTGTCGCAATGGATTTGCGCGTCTGCGACCTCAGCGGACGGGCGGGGGCCCCTCGTCGAGGTCCTGGACAAAGCGACTCAACCGCCGTGCCGCCTCCGGAAGATCGCGCTTGGCGGCCTCGGTGACGGTCAGCAGCTGACGGGTGAGAGCGGTCTTCGCATCGGCAGACACGTTCAGCGCATGCACGCGGGCGTGAGCTTGCTTCAACCGCTCGGCCACGAGCGCGAAGAGCGCTGCGACTTCCGGGTCGTCCGGCACCTCGTCGAACGAGGTGCCGTCGTCGTCCGGCCGATCGTCAATTCGGCGTTCGGCTCGCCGGCCCGCGGTCTCCGACGACGCGGGTTCGGGGCCCGCGTACGGAGGTTCATGGTGCCGGTGCATGTACTGATTGTGCCATCTGCACGGAGTTGTGCTGCGCGCGGGTTTATCCGCAGCCCACGTCAGGCCCTAAGTCGGGCCTGCACAAGCGGATGGCCCGCCCCCCCGAGGGGGGACGGGCCATCCGGTGAAGCATGGGCAATGACGGTCTCAGGCGACCGGCAGCGTACGCGGTTTGAAGGCCGGGCGGGTGGTCTCGAACGCCGCGATGTCACCCTCGTTCCGCAGGGTGATGCTGATGTCGTCGAGGCCGTTCAGCAGCCGCCAGCGGACGTTGTCGTCCAGCTCGAAAGCGGCCGTGATGCCCTCGGCGCGCACCTCGCGGGCCTCCAGGTCCACCGTGATCTCGGCGGTCGGGTCGGCCTCCGTGAGGGCCCACAGCTGCTCCACGGTCTCCTGCGGCAGCAGCACCGTGAGCAGGCCGTTCTTCAGCGAGTTGCCGCGGAAGATGTCGGCGAAGCGCGAGGAGATGACGGCGTGGAAGCCGTAGTTCTGCAGCGCCCAGACGGCGTGCTCGCGGGAGGAGCCGGTGCCGAACTCGGGGCCGGTCACCAGGACGGTAGCGCCGCTGCGCTCGGGCTGGTTGAGGACGAACGCCTCGTCCTTGCGCCACGCCTCGAACAGGCCGCCCTCGAAGCCGGTGCGGGTGACCTTCTTCAGCCAGTGGGCCGGGATGATCTGGTCGGTGTCCACGTTGCTGCGACGCAGCGGGACG
The sequence above is drawn from the Kitasatospora sp. NBC_00315 genome and encodes:
- the leuD gene encoding 3-isopropylmalate dehydratase small subunit, whose translation is MEKFTTHTGRAVPLRRSNVDTDQIIPAHWLKKVTRTGFEGGLFEAWRKDEAFVLNQPERSGATVLVTGPEFGTGSSREHAVWALQNYGFHAVISSRFADIFRGNSLKNGLLTVLLPQETVEQLWALTEADPTAEITVDLEAREVRAEGITAAFELDDNVRWRLLNGLDDISITLRNEGDIAAFETTRPAFKPRTLPVA
- a CDS encoding HU family DNA-binding protein; this translates as MNKAQLVEAVAEQLGGRKAAAEAVDAVLDTMVRAVVAGDRVSVTGFGTFEKVERSARFARNPQTGEKVKVKKTSVPRFRPGQGFKDLVSGSKKLPKEGPSVKKAPKGSLTPGKSGTTAAVKRAATKRAATAAAAAPAATRKTAAKKTATTTAAAAKKTTATTAKKAAAVKKATTTAAAKKTTATTAKKAATVKKTAATPAAAAKKTTTAKKATAVKKTAPAKKTTTRKTTARKTTAK